Proteins found in one Thalassomonas actiniarum genomic segment:
- a CDS encoding NAD(P)/FAD-dependent oxidoreductase: MKTEVLIIGGGFAGASVAQALEKSGVKTTLIDKKDYFEVTFATLRNITDPRKTQNRARKKYRDFLTGQFIQSSVVELTPDTATLVDGTEIQFQRAIIASGTRYPGMSVAKPDTAMDINSRNNELLDVYQQLKMTKKVLVIGGGIVGVELAGEIAYAMPNIELTLAHNSNALLNGFKEKTQRKSLEQLQNLGVKVMFNARYTKVGDSYIDENTGVASDANLVFQATGTLPNNEFIKPRLAHILNDHGYVKVNEKLEVIGQETLYALGDIADVGEAKLGYLAHEQGNYLAKVIVNTLKGKSYKGYKRNPLMALIPTGQKSGVFQLPFAVTTLNFLIGIKQKDLFISKIYKGLGSEPNPH; the protein is encoded by the coding sequence ATGAAAACAGAAGTATTGATTATTGGCGGTGGCTTTGCAGGCGCTTCCGTAGCCCAGGCATTAGAAAAATCAGGCGTAAAAACAACCCTCATTGACAAAAAAGATTATTTTGAAGTTACCTTTGCTACCCTGCGCAATATTACCGATCCGCGAAAAACACAAAACAGAGCAAGAAAAAAATACCGAGACTTTCTTACCGGCCAATTTATTCAAAGCAGCGTAGTAGAACTAACGCCAGACACAGCAACATTAGTCGATGGCACCGAAATACAGTTTCAGCGCGCGATTATCGCTTCAGGCACCCGCTATCCGGGTATGTCGGTAGCGAAACCTGATACGGCCATGGATATTAATTCACGTAATAATGAGCTGCTAGATGTTTATCAGCAGCTAAAAATGACTAAAAAGGTATTGGTTATCGGCGGAGGCATTGTCGGGGTGGAACTTGCCGGTGAAATCGCATATGCCATGCCGAATATAGAGTTAACCTTGGCTCACAACAGCAATGCGCTGCTAAACGGCTTTAAAGAAAAAACCCAAAGAAAATCGTTAGAGCAACTTCAAAACCTTGGCGTAAAGGTAATGTTTAATGCCCGGTATACAAAAGTTGGTGATAGCTATATTGATGAAAATACCGGAGTTGCGAGTGATGCAAATCTGGTTTTTCAAGCAACAGGCACCCTGCCCAATAACGAATTTATAAAGCCCCGATTAGCCCACATTTTAAATGATCATGGCTATGTTAAGGTCAATGAAAAGCTAGAGGTTATAGGCCAGGAGACCTTATATGCCTTAGGAGATATCGCTGATGTCGGTGAAGCAAAGTTAGGCTACCTTGCCCATGAACAAGGCAATTATCTGGCAAAAGTGATTGTTAACACCCTCAAGGGAAAGTCATATAAGGGCTATAAACGCAACCCATTAATGGCATTGATACCAACGGGACAAAAAAGTGGTGTTTTTCAGCTGCCCTTTGCCGTGACAACCTTAAACTTTTTAATTGGCATTAAGCAAAAGGATTTATTTATTAGTAAAATTTACAAGGGGCTTGGCTCTGAGCCGAATCCTCATTAA